A genomic segment from Spinacia oleracea cultivar Varoflay chromosome 3, BTI_SOV_V1, whole genome shotgun sequence encodes:
- the LOC110801207 gene encoding thaumatin-like protein 1 gives MNSFKLLYTAMLRILVLLSMLSGLYVSGTTFTLVNKCDYTVWPGILAGASSPKLDSTGFELQHGGARTFQAPSGWSGRFWGRTGCSFDDAGQGTCATGDCGSGTVECNGSGAKPPATLAEFTLNGSGGQDFYDVSLVDGYNIPMIVETNGGSGGCETTGCLVDLNRRCPNELMAEGGGACRSACEAFGTPEYCCSGEFGTPDKCKPSMYSELFKNACPRAYSYAYDDATSTFTCSAGDYTITFCPSSPSQKSSTDSSTSNIGATGGSAGSGSDSNTSTGSGTDTGTGMGTGTSSTGTGTGSLMGDGSWLTDLASGDSSNTRHPTFGLQLAFLFFVITFLPTSLFQL, from the exons ATGAATTCATTCAAGTTATTGTACACAGCAATGTTGAGGATTCTAGTATTATTATCTATGTTGAGTGGTTTGTATGTCTCGGGTACCACCTTCACATTAGTAAACAAATGCGACTACACTGTTTGGCCGGGGATACTAGCAGGAGCTAGTAGCCCTAAGTTGGATAGTACCGGGTTTGAGCTCCAACACGGTGGAGCTCGAACCTTCCAGGCTCCCTCGGGTTGGTCGGGTCGGTTTTGGGGTCGGACTGGCTGCAGTTTTGACGACGCAGGTCAAGGCACTTGCGCCACTGGAGACTGCGGGTCCGGAACCGTGGAGTGCAACGGGAGCGGGGCTAAACCACCGGCAACCTTAGCGGAATTCACTTTAAACGGCAGCGGTGGGCAAGATTTCTATGATGTCAGCCTCGTCGACGGCTATAACATCCCGATGATCGTGGAGACGAACGGAGGGTCAGGAGGGTGCGAGACAACAGGGTGCTTGGTGGATCTGAACAGGCGGTGCCCGAATGAGTTAATGGCGGAAGGAGGTGGCGCGTGTAGAAGCGCGTGTGAGGCGTTTGGAACACCGGAGTATTGTTGTAGTGGGGAGTTTGGAACACCAGACAAATGTAAGCCGTCGATGTATTCAGAACTGTTTAAGAACGCGTGTCCAAGGGCATATAGTTACGCGTATGATGATGCGACTAGTACGTTTACTTGCAGCGCTGGGGATTATACCATCACCTTCTGTCCCTCTTCTCCAAG TCAAAAATCGTCAACGGACAGTTCAACAAGTAACATTGGAGCAACAGGAGGTTCTGCTGGTTCCGGTTCTGATTCCAATACTAGCACAGGATCGGGTACAGATACGGGTACGGGTATGGGTACAGGAACAAGCAGTACAGGTACAGGTACAGGGTCATTGATGGGGGACGGGTCATGGTTAACCGACTTAGCCTCTGGAGACTCTTCAAATACAAGACATCCTACCTTTGGTTTACaattagcattcctcttctttgtCATCACCTTTTTGCCCACCTCTCTTTTCCAACTGTAG